In Paenibacillus kyungheensis, the following are encoded in one genomic region:
- a CDS encoding nucleotide excision repair endonuclease: MITITIPTADVTITKQINPELSHIYGFTDFHLISRETGGIFMFYNEQDELLFVGKARKLRPRIKKHFEDTVSPIKDHRDEVTKIEVCLIDNAMDREIYETYIINTLHAKYNVEKVFYK, translated from the coding sequence TTGATTACTATAACAATCCCGACAGCGGATGTTACGATTACCAAACAAATTAACCCTGAGCTTAGCCATATTTACGGATTTACCGATTTTCATCTGATTTCGCGTGAAACAGGCGGTATCTTTATGTTCTATAACGAACAAGATGAATTACTATTTGTCGGTAAAGCACGTAAGCTTAGACCTCGTATCAAAAAGCATTTCGAAGATACCGTATCACCGATCAAAGATCATCGTGATGAAGTCACCAAGATCGAAGTCTGCTTGATCGACAACGCTATGGATCGTGAGATTTATGAGACGTACATTATCAATACACTACATGCGAAATACAATGTAGAAAAAGTATTTTACAAGTAA
- a CDS encoding GNAT family N-acetyltransferase produces the protein MQIVHRIPAIEEYLTLRKVSGLSEMSVEGASKGLPNTLFAVVLEEEGQAIGMGRVVGDGGLFFHITDICVRPEYQGKGYGKAIMREITTYLEKNMSLQSHAVLFADPPADQLYAQYGFTYTAPHSLGMWWKKV, from the coding sequence ATGCAGATTGTTCATCGTATTCCAGCGATTGAAGAGTACTTAACGTTGCGTAAAGTATCCGGGCTGAGCGAAATGAGTGTCGAAGGCGCAAGTAAAGGATTGCCGAATACCCTATTTGCTGTTGTATTGGAAGAAGAAGGACAAGCGATCGGGATGGGACGGGTTGTAGGAGATGGCGGATTATTTTTTCATATTACCGATATCTGTGTGCGCCCAGAATATCAAGGCAAAGGTTACGGCAAAGCGATTATGCGTGAGATCACAACATACTTGGAAAAGAATATGTCTCTTCAATCTCATGCGGTACTATTCGCAGACCCGCCGGCAGACCAATTGTATGCACAGTATGGATTTACGTATACAGCACCTCATTCCTTAGGCATGTGGTGGAAAAAGGTATAG
- a CDS encoding hydroxysqualene dehydroxylase produces MAVHNQKDTTVEPTIIIGAGLAGLCCAFELADQGKSVIVLEAAPYIGGRTANWVEDGMEVESGFHKFLGYYTVLPEILKNAGISMSDMVHWEETTNIRHTEAQGTFGLDPFKAPLKTIAGALGNNDLISPADKASLIPFFAAGFKDYISNPDKLDQSSIQEYAEQHGVSTDAIERLIQPLSSGIFFLPIEEYSAYAFFGLFAPALPRIAKVRIGAFKGGMTDVMTGPLAKAIEERGGQVLTNKTVAHLLYDNEKVVGVQLEDSSQIYGEQVVVATNIRRAQMLLSEHFHAHEWFQDFLSLESMPYITAQFEATEKLAAVDHTMFGPGTQLGSFSEQSRTTFERPTGRASIILVDPDTLIDLPDEEVWEITKKSLHDVDLPNVDTMTQYRIIRGKENFYRLAKGNEHKRPKQITPIDGLFLAGDYTDQPLLATMEGAAISGRRAATGILKGKVI; encoded by the coding sequence ATGGCGGTACATAACCAAAAAGATACTACGGTAGAACCCACAATAATTATTGGAGCAGGACTGGCAGGTCTATGTTGTGCTTTTGAATTAGCCGACCAAGGCAAGTCTGTAATCGTTCTTGAAGCGGCTCCTTATATCGGAGGAAGAACAGCCAACTGGGTCGAAGACGGCATGGAAGTCGAATCTGGATTTCATAAATTTCTAGGTTACTACACTGTTCTGCCTGAAATTTTGAAAAATGCAGGTATTTCGATGAGCGATATGGTTCACTGGGAAGAAACCACCAATATTCGTCATACGGAAGCACAGGGTACATTTGGGTTAGACCCTTTCAAAGCTCCTCTCAAAACGATTGCGGGTGCACTTGGGAATAACGATCTTATCTCTCCAGCAGACAAAGCATCGTTGATTCCTTTTTTTGCAGCCGGATTTAAAGATTATATCAGCAATCCAGATAAACTCGATCAATCTTCGATCCAAGAATATGCTGAACAGCATGGTGTATCTACCGATGCGATTGAGCGATTGATTCAGCCATTATCATCAGGGATTTTCTTTTTACCTATTGAAGAATATTCTGCGTATGCGTTTTTCGGTCTATTTGCTCCAGCTCTGCCACGTATCGCCAAAGTACGTATCGGTGCTTTCAAAGGCGGAATGACTGATGTCATGACAGGCCCTCTTGCCAAAGCGATTGAAGAACGTGGTGGACAGGTGCTAACAAATAAAACGGTAGCTCATTTACTATATGATAATGAAAAAGTCGTTGGTGTGCAGTTGGAAGATAGCTCTCAAATTTATGGCGAACAAGTAGTTGTTGCTACAAATATCCGTCGTGCTCAGATGCTATTATCCGAACATTTCCATGCACATGAGTGGTTCCAAGATTTCTTATCATTAGAATCGATGCCTTATATTACAGCTCAATTTGAAGCAACAGAAAAATTAGCAGCCGTCGATCATACGATGTTTGGCCCGGGTACACAATTAGGTTCGTTCAGCGAACAATCTCGAACTACATTTGAACGTCCAACTGGACGAGCTTCGATCATTCTGGTTGATCCTGATACATTAATTGATCTACCGGATGAAGAAGTATGGGAAATCACCAAAAAATCACTTCACGATGTCGATCTTCCTAATGTAGATACGATGACACAGTATCGAATTATACGGGGCAAAGAAAACTTTTATCGTCTGGCAAAAGGCAATGAACACAAACGTCCGAAGCAGATTACTCCAATCGATGGACTATTTCTTGCAGGTGATTATACTGATCAACCGCTCCTTGCAACTATGGAAGGTGCAGCTATTTCAGGCAGACGAGCAGCAACCGGTATTTTAAAAGGAAAAGTCATTTAA
- a CDS encoding sugar phosphate isomerase/epimerase family protein codes for MRLKGSLDRSSLDNRLAYNPEIIEFYLSATDMQQPDLIVARIRELKNRGVTVYLHHPSRYQNTFLDIMSTNIELRRFYHESTRQLVQICKAEGAKCVLHAHYVRSENAEVSRERTIALREEIAAILEYGREQIVWEDSTEGLFCYSNPYLIDDLIIPLDLPLNVDVSHTFIAFRGDNQKLRDVLERTAPYAVYYHLVDSMGQVHDSLPLGEGLIDWQMVKPFVKGKDYIFEINLIGDHSDCTPMVESAKYFTAL; via the coding sequence ATGCGACTAAAAGGAAGCTTAGATCGATCAAGTCTAGATAACCGACTTGCGTATAACCCCGAGATTATCGAATTTTATTTGAGTGCGACAGATATGCAACAACCCGACTTGATTGTTGCTCGAATACGTGAGTTGAAAAATAGAGGAGTTACAGTATATTTACACCATCCATCCCGATATCAAAATACATTTTTAGATATTATGAGTACAAATATCGAGCTGCGCCGATTTTATCATGAATCAACACGCCAATTGGTTCAAATTTGTAAAGCAGAAGGTGCAAAGTGTGTGTTACATGCACATTATGTACGTAGTGAAAATGCAGAAGTTTCACGTGAACGTACAATCGCATTGCGCGAAGAAATTGCTGCTATTTTAGAATATGGACGTGAACAGATTGTCTGGGAAGATTCAACAGAAGGGCTATTTTGTTATTCCAATCCATACTTAATAGATGATCTTATTATTCCGTTAGATTTGCCGTTGAATGTTGATGTAAGCCATACCTTTATCGCTTTTCGAGGAGATAATCAGAAATTACGCGATGTGCTTGAACGTACCGCTCCATATGCGGTCTATTATCATCTGGTGGATAGTATGGGACAAGTTCATGATTCTTTGCCACTGGGTGAAGGTCTGATCGATTGGCAGATGGTGAAGCCTTTTGTAAAAGGCAAAGATTATATTTTTGAGATTAATCTAATAGGCGATCACAGCGATTGTACGCCGATGGTCGAGAGTGCAAAATATTTTACAGCTCTATAA
- a CDS encoding LuxR C-terminal-related transcriptional regulator: MESSILLKTKVSKPMIRNYTIDRPEWIHRVEQGMNFRINMIYAPAGSGKTTLLGQWLYEKKQPYAWLSLDERDNDPRRFWRYMIYSLSCYMIPDLEERLLPLLSNSSMSSITSFIDMFIHELDQLKAPLAMILDDYQFIASSDIHKGLCYLIDYLPPHIHLYISSRQTLPFVHIGKWLVRQQLNIIAAGEMAFSEEEVALLCQHTIGYSLPTEIIHKLVQQTEGWIAGIQLALISFQQDEGQYRFTLDFNGKHRSIADYLFYEVWSGFDEELQSFLLQTSILKRMNAELCDELTGLQDSQCKLHRLQQLTLFLIPLDEDGEWYRYHHLFAEFVQNVLRQSSHTRWISGHQKASQIYIERQWIEEAIDHSLIAHHYEQAAQLIDNHVEEWLSKGELDTLLHWFQLFPADYEFTIALCLIQAFILGIVDRFEESIELLKRCEQRIKALSSSDKYSNYLGILFLVKTNILFASRDFDEWFAFMRSIQQQIPQNSVFFHFNYNKNEPFVRNTAFGLKGLLSQETAHVSAEMIRILHQQHGENSLLVQYVMQAVVEGSYERNDLNTCIYWVQKISKNDNYRIVPGLLVPFRLMTVKLKLKEKQYITARTILENTLQLLEDPQYHNWRKHLYAFIAWIDLLEGDIEKSIHVLDSISITSKQRISLDQSLAFMILSRALIANKDYNTALEILASIRFFAENEHSTNIECSVIVLQSICTYRKGQVDTAILLLQQAIELVMPFDYVRTFVDEGMVIYILLQKLSHKKHIVNHPQMLKYITKLLNILEAEGKTPLSLTDNHLIEALTPKELDVLKLIRQGHSNQQIADQLGLTIGTIKVYINRIYNKLGVTSRVQALLKSQELELLSGL, from the coding sequence ATGGAAAGTTCGATACTTCTAAAAACGAAAGTTTCTAAACCGATGATTCGTAACTACACGATTGACCGTCCAGAGTGGATTCATCGTGTAGAACAAGGCATGAATTTTAGAATAAATATGATCTATGCACCGGCAGGAAGCGGCAAAACCACCTTACTAGGACAATGGTTATATGAAAAAAAGCAACCGTACGCATGGCTTTCTCTAGACGAACGTGATAATGATCCTCGTCGATTCTGGCGCTATATGATCTATTCTTTATCTTGTTATATGATTCCTGATCTAGAAGAGCGATTATTACCTCTGCTGTCTAACTCTTCTATGAGTAGTATCACGTCTTTTATCGATATGTTTATTCATGAATTAGACCAATTAAAGGCACCACTTGCTATGATACTGGATGATTATCAATTTATAGCAAGTTCTGATATTCACAAAGGATTGTGTTATCTGATCGATTATTTACCGCCCCATATTCATCTCTATATTTCGTCTCGCCAAACACTTCCATTTGTACATATTGGAAAATGGTTAGTTCGACAACAATTAAATATTATCGCCGCTGGTGAAATGGCTTTTTCAGAAGAAGAAGTTGCTTTACTTTGTCAGCATACGATAGGTTATTCGCTACCTACTGAGATTATTCATAAGCTTGTTCAACAAACCGAAGGCTGGATTGCAGGGATTCAATTAGCTTTGATTTCATTTCAACAAGATGAAGGACAATACCGTTTTACTTTAGACTTTAATGGCAAGCATCGCAGTATAGCAGATTATTTATTTTATGAAGTATGGAGCGGTTTTGATGAAGAACTGCAATCTTTTTTATTACAAACGTCTATTTTGAAGCGTATGAATGCAGAGTTATGTGATGAGCTCACCGGTCTGCAAGACAGTCAGTGCAAATTACATCGTCTACAACAGCTCACTCTATTTCTAATTCCACTGGATGAAGATGGCGAATGGTATCGATATCATCATTTATTTGCAGAATTTGTCCAAAATGTATTACGTCAATCGTCACATACACGATGGATCAGCGGGCATCAGAAAGCGAGCCAAATCTATATCGAGCGACAATGGATCGAAGAAGCAATCGATCATTCTTTGATCGCCCACCACTATGAGCAAGCCGCCCAATTAATCGATAATCATGTAGAAGAATGGCTAAGTAAAGGTGAACTGGATACGTTACTGCACTGGTTCCAGCTATTCCCTGCTGATTATGAATTTACAATAGCGCTCTGTCTGATTCAAGCGTTTATTTTAGGGATTGTGGATCGTTTTGAAGAATCGATTGAATTACTAAAGCGATGTGAGCAACGTATTAAAGCATTATCTTCTTCTGACAAATATTCTAATTATTTAGGCATTTTATTTTTGGTCAAAACTAATATTTTATTTGCATCTCGAGACTTTGATGAATGGTTTGCTTTTATGCGTTCTATTCAACAACAAATCCCTCAAAACTCGGTCTTTTTCCACTTTAATTATAATAAAAACGAACCGTTTGTTAGAAATACAGCTTTTGGCTTAAAAGGACTTCTAAGTCAGGAGACAGCTCATGTCAGTGCAGAAATGATCCGTATCTTGCATCAGCAACATGGAGAAAATTCGTTATTGGTACAGTATGTTATGCAAGCTGTTGTTGAAGGATCTTATGAACGTAACGATCTCAATACCTGTATCTATTGGGTTCAAAAAATATCGAAAAACGATAACTATCGCATCGTTCCAGGATTGCTTGTTCCTTTCCGCTTAATGACAGTCAAATTAAAATTGAAAGAAAAACAGTATATTACAGCACGTACTATTCTCGAAAATACATTACAACTGCTGGAAGATCCTCAATACCATAACTGGCGCAAACATCTATATGCTTTTATCGCATGGATCGATCTTTTAGAAGGTGATATCGAGAAATCTATCCATGTATTAGATTCGATCTCAATCACTAGCAAGCAACGTATCTCTTTAGACCAATCGCTTGCATTTATGATATTATCTCGTGCACTGATAGCTAACAAAGACTATAATACCGCTCTGGAAATTTTAGCTTCTATTCGCTTTTTTGCAGAAAATGAGCATTCGACTAATATTGAATGTTCTGTTATTGTTCTTCAATCGATCTGTACTTATCGCAAAGGACAAGTAGATACGGCTATTTTATTGCTCCAACAAGCGATTGAATTAGTCATGCCGTTTGATTATGTACGAACATTTGTAGATGAAGGAATGGTTATTTATATTTTGCTACAAAAATTAAGCCATAAGAAGCATATCGTTAACCATCCTCAGATGCTTAAATATATAACTAAATTACTAAATATATTAGAAGCAGAAGGCAAAACGCCTCTATCATTGACAGACAATCATCTTATTGAAGCGTTAACACCTAAAGAATTAGACGTGCTCAAATTGATTCGTCAAGGTCATTCCAACCAACAAATTGCCGATCAATTGGGGCTTACAATCGGTACGATCAAAGTGTATATTAATCGCATTTATAATAAGCTGGGCGTGACTTCTCGTGTTCAAGCATTACTCAAATCGCAAGAATTAGAACTGCTTTCCGGTCTATAA
- a CDS encoding neutral zinc metallopeptidase, whose translation MKLQGRRTSSNVEDRRGKGGKTIIGGGIGGIIIILIVTLLGGNPSELLNGTTSTTTESSAPYQATAAEQELVNMVSVVLASTEDVWTAQFEKQGLTYTKPTLVLYNDRVDSACGTASSAVGPFYCPGDQKLYIDLSFYDELQQKFKAPGDFAMAYVIAHEVGHHVQTLLGTMDKIQSARQNMSETQYNKMQVKLELQADYLAGVWAHDAQGTNLLEEGDLQEALTAASAVGDDTLQKQGQGYVVPDSFTHGTSEQRQRWFYKGFESGTIAGGDTFNASSL comes from the coding sequence ATGAAGTTACAGGGTAGACGAACAAGTTCCAACGTAGAAGATCGCAGAGGTAAAGGTGGCAAAACGATTATAGGTGGCGGAATTGGCGGTATTATTATTATTTTGATTGTAACGTTATTAGGAGGCAACCCTAGTGAATTATTGAACGGGACAACATCCACAACGACTGAATCGTCTGCACCTTATCAAGCAACCGCAGCAGAACAAGAGTTAGTGAATATGGTATCTGTAGTATTAGCCAGTACAGAAGATGTCTGGACAGCTCAATTTGAAAAGCAAGGATTAACCTATACTAAGCCTACACTGGTACTGTATAACGATCGTGTTGATTCTGCTTGTGGTACAGCCAGTTCTGCGGTAGGGCCTTTTTATTGTCCGGGTGATCAGAAATTATATATTGATCTGAGTTTTTATGATGAGCTTCAACAGAAATTCAAAGCCCCGGGTGATTTTGCGATGGCTTATGTGATTGCTCATGAAGTGGGTCATCATGTACAGACATTACTTGGAACGATGGATAAGATTCAATCTGCCCGTCAAAATATGAGCGAAACGCAATATAACAAAATGCAGGTTAAATTAGAGTTACAAGCCGATTATCTAGCAGGTGTCTGGGCTCATGATGCACAAGGAACCAATCTGTTAGAAGAAGGCGATCTACAAGAAGCATTAACTGCCGCAAGTGCTGTCGGTGATGATACTCTCCAGAAGCAAGGACAAGGGTATGTCGTGCCGGATAGCTTTACACATGGTACGTCAGAACAACGTCAACGCTGGTTTTATAAAGGATTTGAATCTGGAACGATTGCCGGTGGAGATACATTTAACGCTAGCAGCCTATAA
- a CDS encoding alpha/beta fold hydrolase, whose translation MGRYVQVEDNVKIHVEDIGEGIPVIFLHGWPANNLMFEYQYSILPKEGYRCIGIDFRGFGKSDAPWESYSFDRMADDLKAVIDELDIENAALIGFSMGGAVASRYMARHQGKGISHLALMGSATPVFTQRPDFEYNITKEDLNEQLIIPTYEDRPKMLSQFGLKFTHTKSKAAMMVWLESLCFQASNHGTIKAAESLRDEDLRGDLPHINVPTVIFQGQKDKICDPQLAELTQQSIAGSRLVEFEHSGHAMMFDEQEKFNSELLLFLNQMSRDNHTPRAASRNL comes from the coding sequence ATGGGACGTTACGTACAAGTAGAAGACAATGTAAAGATTCATGTAGAAGATATTGGTGAAGGGATTCCGGTTATTTTCTTACACGGATGGCCAGCAAACAACCTTATGTTTGAATATCAATACTCTATCCTACCTAAAGAAGGCTACCGTTGTATCGGGATCGACTTCCGTGGATTCGGTAAATCAGATGCACCGTGGGAAAGCTATTCATTTGACCGTATGGCAGATGATTTGAAAGCGGTTATCGACGAGCTTGATATCGAAAATGCAGCTTTGATTGGCTTCTCAATGGGTGGAGCAGTGGCTTCTCGGTATATGGCACGTCATCAAGGTAAAGGCATCTCTCATCTTGCATTGATGGGTTCTGCAACACCAGTCTTTACACAGCGTCCTGATTTTGAATATAACATCACGAAGGAAGACCTTAATGAACAATTAATTATTCCTACGTATGAAGATCGTCCAAAAATGCTATCTCAATTTGGTCTTAAATTTACGCATACGAAGTCCAAAGCAGCTATGATGGTATGGTTAGAATCATTGTGCTTCCAAGCTTCTAATCACGGTACAATCAAAGCAGCAGAATCATTACGTGATGAAGACTTGCGTGGAGACTTGCCACATATTAATGTACCGACAGTCATTTTCCAGGGTCAAAAAGATAAAATCTGTGATCCTCAATTAGCTGAATTAACACAACAAAGTATCGCTGGTTCTCGTCTTGTTGAATTTGAACATAGCGGTCATGCTATGATGTTCGACGAGCAAGAGAAGTTTAATTCAGAGTTATTATTATTCCTTAACCAAATGTCTCGTGATAACCATACACCAAGAGCAGCAAGCCGTAATCTATAA
- a CDS encoding sensor domain-containing diguanylate cyclase: MLESLIPIALYVLPMLFFFYMGINVLLRNPKKVEHRLVSIAIGCYFLLFLEEYVRYQLPLEYSSTLSSLWFANVGIVLPSLSFHFIIKLSGAYRKMPKWLYPYIFYLPLLIIPVGIMNNSKFISSQQFVMAGMWKVPVYNTSYYAALTVSILISVASLIFLSRHQALNRSSEHQAIYRILRRGMSISLSWIAFFGYFHFGESLPPYPYLYGGLIWCFTLQVAMKKYDFLNFDHHRYKKLFDMNPAAILLANVSGTIKEANPSARQLFSFVDLDDTNLHTLASEDLASKLQRHQGIIDMETKVWNGEQWIDILVKGDYVFVEHEDHVILIMRDITVKKEQQRQIAFLAYHDSLTELPNRRYFYQELEKSIVQAEQHQEQLAIILIDLDYFKETNDRYGHQAGDEMLQHTAKLIQQLVGSTGMAARLGGDEFVLFIHPVEHQIQVQKIVNQLNAVFAQAELAYGNDTLSIPMSCGASIYPQDGTDVDTLLNHADKAMYRSKRQRKLKI, from the coding sequence GTGCTGGAGTCACTAATTCCGATAGCTCTTTATGTTTTACCGATGCTCTTCTTTTTCTATATGGGGATTAATGTGTTATTACGCAATCCCAAAAAAGTAGAACATCGTCTGGTAAGTATCGCGATTGGTTGTTATTTTTTACTTTTTTTAGAAGAGTATGTTCGCTACCAATTACCGCTTGAATATAGTTCTACTCTGTCTTCTTTGTGGTTCGCTAATGTAGGTATTGTGTTACCGAGTTTGAGTTTTCATTTTATTATCAAGCTATCCGGAGCTTATCGCAAAATGCCCAAATGGTTGTATCCGTATATTTTTTATCTTCCTCTCCTGATTATTCCGGTAGGCATTATGAATAACTCAAAATTTATTTCTTCACAACAATTCGTCATGGCGGGCATGTGGAAAGTGCCTGTATATAATACTTCTTATTATGCCGCTCTTACTGTAAGTATTCTAATCAGTGTTGCTTCACTAATCTTTCTTTCCCGTCATCAGGCTTTGAATCGCTCATCTGAACACCAAGCCATCTATCGTATATTGCGCCGGGGTATGAGTATTTCTTTAAGCTGGATCGCTTTTTTTGGTTATTTTCATTTCGGTGAATCTTTGCCGCCTTATCCGTATTTGTATGGTGGATTAATCTGGTGCTTTACGTTACAAGTCGCTATGAAAAAATATGATTTTCTCAACTTTGATCATCATCGTTACAAAAAATTGTTTGATATGAATCCAGCGGCGATCCTGTTAGCTAATGTATCAGGCACGATTAAAGAAGCGAATCCCAGTGCCAGACAATTATTTTCTTTTGTTGATTTGGATGATACGAATTTGCATACACTAGCCAGTGAAGACCTGGCTTCTAAATTACAAAGGCATCAAGGCATTATTGATATGGAAACCAAAGTGTGGAATGGTGAACAATGGATCGATATTCTGGTCAAAGGCGACTATGTATTCGTAGAGCATGAAGATCATGTTATTCTTATTATGCGTGATATTACAGTCAAAAAAGAACAACAACGTCAAATTGCTTTTCTCGCTTATCATGATTCTTTAACAGAATTGCCGAATCGTCGTTACTTTTATCAAGAATTAGAGAAGTCGATTGTACAAGCCGAGCAACATCAAGAACAACTTGCCATTATTCTGATTGATCTGGATTATTTCAAAGAAACCAACGATCGGTACGGGCATCAAGCAGGTGATGAGATGCTTCAACATACCGCCAAGCTTATTCAACAATTAGTAGGCTCTACCGGTATGGCGGCACGTCTTGGAGGCGATGAATTTGTACTATTTATTCATCCTGTCGAACATCAGATTCAAGTCCAGAAGATTGTGAATCAATTGAATGCTGTATTCGCTCAAGCGGAACTGGCATATGGTAATGACACACTTTCGATTCCGATGAGTTGTGGTGCTAGTATCTACCCACAAGACGGTACCGATGTCGATACACTGCTCAATCATGCAGACAAAGCCATGTATCGTAGCAAACGTCAACGTAAATTAAAAATATGA
- a CDS encoding GyrI-like domain-containing protein produces the protein MTTVATPTIVQLPAFVIHGIGTRTTNADELGVTNARLPQLWASYLHYKGQHPDLSSSDAPTYALYTDYESDATGAYTVVIGQQAEDPSHASESAQRQLEITVPASRYMVFTTPKGPVFETVAQTWGMIWNYFEDASEVRTYTGDFEVYESTANPEQSEVKIYIAIQ, from the coding sequence ATGACTACGGTAGCGACACCGACGATTGTACAGTTACCTGCTTTTGTAATACATGGCATTGGGACAAGAACAACCAATGCAGACGAATTAGGAGTTACCAATGCACGTTTACCACAGTTGTGGGCATCTTATCTGCATTACAAAGGTCAACATCCTGATCTATCTTCTAGTGATGCTCCAACCTATGCACTCTATACCGATTATGAAAGTGATGCGACCGGAGCATATACGGTAGTGATCGGACAGCAAGCAGAAGATCCTTCTCATGCTTCAGAATCAGCACAGCGACAACTAGAGATTACTGTACCAGCCAGTCGTTATATGGTATTTACCACACCGAAAGGACCTGTATTTGAGACTGTTGCTCAGACATGGGGCATGATCTGGAATTATTTCGAGGATGCTTCGGAAGTGCGAACATATACAGGTGATTTTGAAGTGTATGAATCGACGGCTAATCCTGAACAATCAGAAGTGAAGATTTATATTGCGATTCAATAA
- a CDS encoding helix-turn-helix transcriptional regulator: protein MKIDRLLAITVLLLNRQRISAKELATRFEVSTKTIYRDIDTLSQAGIPIVAHQGTTGGFEIMEQYTIARQFLTLSEIDAMISAVKGMTTVFNDQMFATLLDKVQALLRPHDRMQTTIQSAGIVFDFNPWGQNPATRDKVNLLREAITNTYQVNLHYLNTNGVESERAVEPSALILKGYVWYLHAYCTLRQDFRLFRLSRILELECTSHTFERRDIPDWDQYQWNSGTNEEQRQDVRLRFSPQVRHRLSDIFDPAWITVQTDGDIDVQGSFIIDDWFYSMVLGFGDQVQIQSPPTLIPELIQRAQKIIDRYSN, encoded by the coding sequence ATGAAAATAGATCGATTACTTGCGATCACTGTATTGTTATTGAATCGCCAACGGATCAGTGCCAAAGAATTGGCGACACGCTTTGAAGTATCGACCAAAACGATTTATAGAGATATTGATACTCTCAGTCAGGCAGGTATTCCGATTGTCGCTCATCAAGGCACCACCGGTGGATTTGAGATTATGGAGCAGTACACGATTGCCCGTCAGTTTTTGACACTAAGTGAGATTGATGCGATGATCTCTGCAGTAAAAGGGATGACGACTGTATTCAATGATCAGATGTTTGCGACATTACTGGATAAAGTACAAGCGCTACTTCGTCCACATGATCGAATGCAGACTACGATACAAAGTGCAGGTATTGTATTTGATTTTAACCCCTGGGGCCAGAATCCAGCGACACGCGATAAAGTGAATCTATTACGTGAAGCGATTACCAATACCTATCAAGTGAATTTACATTATCTCAATACCAACGGCGTTGAAAGTGAACGAGCCGTAGAACCATCTGCTTTGATTTTGAAAGGATATGTCTGGTATCTACATGCGTATTGCACATTACGACAAGATTTTCGGTTGTTCCGGTTGTCTCGTATTTTGGAATTAGAATGTACTTCACATACATTTGAGCGGCGAGATATTCCAGATTGGGATCAATATCAATGGAATAGTGGAACAAATGAAGAACAGCGACAAGACGTAAGATTACGATTTAGCCCGCAAGTCCGCCATCGTTTAAGCGATATATTTGACCCTGCTTGGATCACTGTGCAAACGGATGGAGATATTGATGTGCAGGGTTCTTTTATTATAGATGATTGGTTTTATAGTATGGTGCTGGGCTTTGGAGATCAGGTGCAGATACAATCACCACCGACCCTTATTCCAGAATTAATACAGCGTGCGCAAAAAATAATCGACCGCTATTCTAACTAG